The following proteins are encoded in a genomic region of Brachypodium distachyon strain Bd21 chromosome 1, Brachypodium_distachyon_v3.0, whole genome shotgun sequence:
- the LOC100841794 gene encoding annexin D1: MATLTVPSSVPAITDDCEQLRKAFQGWGTNEALIISILGHRDAAQRRAIRRAYAETYGEELLRSITDEISGDFERAVILWTLDPAERDAVLANEGAKKWHPGSPVLVEIACARGSGQLFAVRQAYHERFKRSLEEDVAAHVTGAFRKLLVPLVSSYRYEGPEVNTRLAHSEAKILHEKIEHKAYGDDEIIRILTTRSKAQLLATFNHYNDAFGHPITKDLKADPKDEFLKTLRAVIRCFTCPDRYFEKVIRLAIAGTGTDENSLTRIITTRAEVDLKLIKEAYQKRNSVPLERAVAGDTSGDYESMLLALLGKE, translated from the exons ATGGCGACGCTCACGGTCCCTTCCTCCGTCCCGGCCATCACCGACGACTGCGAGCAGCTCCGCAAGGCCTTCCAAG GGTGGGGCACGAACGAGGCGCTGATCATCTCCATCCTGGGCCACCGCGACGCTGCGCAGCGCCGTGCCATCCGCCGCGCCTACGCCGAGACGTACGGCGAGGAGCTCCTGCGCAGCATCACCGACGAGATCTCTGGCGATTTCGAG AGGGCCGTGATCCTGTGGACGCTGGACCCGGCGGAGAGGGACGCGGTGCTCGCCAACGAGGGGGCCAAGAAGTGGCACCCCGGGAGCCCTGTGCTGGTCGAGATCGCGTGCGCGCGCGGGTCCGGGCAGCTCTTCGCGGTCAGGCAGGCGTACCATGAGCGCTTCAAGCGGTCGCTCGAGGAGGATGTCGCCGCTCACGTCACCGGCGCCTTCCGCAAG cttttggtgccaCTTGTTAGCTCATACCGCTACGAGGGGCCAGAGGTCAACACAAGGTTGGCCCATTCAGAAGCCAAAATACTGCATGAGAAGATTGAGCATAAGGCTTATGGTGATGATGAGATCATCAGAATCCTCACAACTAGGAGCAAAGCTCAGCTGCTTGCAACATTCAATCATTACAATGATGCATTTGGTCACCCAATCACTAAG GATCTCAAGGCTGACCCCAAAGATGAGTTCCTTAAAACCCTGAGGGCAGTTATACGGTGCTTCACTTGCCCTGATAGGTACTTTGAGAAGGTTATCAGGTTGGCCATTGCAGGGACAGGAACAGATGAGAACTCCCTTACTAGGATCATAACAACCCGTGCCGAGGTGGACCTGAAGCTGATAAAGGAGGCATACCAGAAGAGAAACAGCGTTCCCCTGGAGCGGGCAGTCGCAGGAGACACCTCTGGTGACTATGAGAGCATGCTCCTTGCCCTTCTGGGGAAGGAGTGA
- the LOC100841489 gene encoding probable trehalose-phosphate phosphatase 8 produces the protein MANQDVVFPPDMGGIGAARALFACRGAASTLRSAHLGRQGLIPGTVDDEYRAPRPSTSSSWVVEAIRASSPARSPAVEEHAAWTRRHPSALGSFDQQIASAAEGKQVVVFMDYDGTLAPIVADPDMAFMSNEMREAVRDVTKHFPAAIVTGRSVDKVHSFVGLSELYYAGSHGMDIKGPTSKDTTAAAVLLLQPAREFLPVIAEAYEALVEKTKGTPGARVENNKFCLSVHFRCVDENRWSPLAEQVKAVLRDYPDLKLTEGRKVLEIRPSIMWDKGKAVEFLLQTLGFDGRSDVLPVYLGDDRTDEDAFKVLGKRDHGVGILVSKCPRETNASYSLQDPTEVLEFLLRLVQWKCRPSSSAMCARV, from the exons ATGGCGAACCAGGACGTGGTGTTCCCGCCGGACATGGGCGGCATCGGGGCGGCCCGCGCGCTCTTCGCCTGCCGCGGCGCCGCGTCGACGCTCCGGAGCGCCCACCTTGGCAGGCAGGGCCTGATCCCCGGCACCGTCGACGACGAGTATCGCGCCCCCCGCCCgtccaccagcagcagctgggTCGTCGAGGCCATCCGGGCGTCCTCCCCGGCCCGCTCCCCCGCCGTCGAAGAGCACGCCGCCTGGACG AGGaggcacccgtcggcgctgggcAGCTTTGATCAGCAGATCGCGTCGGCGGCCGAGGGGAAGCAGGTGGTCGTGTTCATGGACTACGACGGCACGCTCGCCCCCATCGTCGCCGACCCCGACATGGCCTTCATGAGCAACGAG ATGAGGGAGGCGGTGCGTGATGTCACGAAGCACTTCCCGGCGGCGATCGTCACTGGCCGGAGCGTCGACAAGGTACACAGCTTCGTTGGCCTCTCCGAGCTATACTACGCAGGCAGCCACGGCATGGACATCAAGGGCCCAACCTCCAAG GacacgacggcggcggcggtactCCTGCTGCAACCTGCTCGCGAGTTCCTCCCGGTCATCGCCGAG GCTTACGAGGCGCTGGTGGAGAAGACCAAGGGCACGCCTGGGGCCAGGGTGGAGAACAACAAGTTCTGCCTCTCCGTGCACTTCAGATGCGTTGACGAAAAT AGATGGAGTCCATTGGCCGAGCAGGTCAAGGCCGTGCTTCGGGACTACCCCGATCTGAAGCTCACCGAAGGCAGAAAG GTTTTGGAGATCCGGCCGTCTATCATGTGGGATAAGGGCAAGGCTGTCGAGTTCTTGCTCCAAACGCTCG GATTCGACGGCCGCAGTGACGTCCTGCCGGTGTACCTCGGGGATGACCGGACCGACGAGGATGCTTTCAAG GTGTTGGGAAAGAGAGATCATGGTGTAGGCATTCTTGTCTCCAAGTGCCCCAGGGAGACCAATGCCTCGTACTCTCTTCAGGACCCCACCGAG gtCCTGGAGTTCCTTCTCCGACTGGTACAGTGGAAGTGCCGACCATCTTCGTCGGCGATGTGTGCAAGGGTTTAG